From a region of the Pukyongiella litopenaei genome:
- a CDS encoding amino acid synthesis family protein: protein MPDFPIRKTMILIEDIRHEGGPPAATPRRRGVILAVVANPFAGRHVPDLIGAMDDLKPLGLEMSDRLIEAMGGLDGIDAYGKGAIVGEGGELEHGALWHVPGGYAMRERLGESKAIVPSAKKVGGMGARLDVPLGHINAAYVRSHFDAIEIGLPDAPRAGEIVYALAMARGPRVHARVGGLTAAEVTGKDGLR from the coding sequence ATGCCTGACTTTCCCATCCGAAAGACGATGATCCTCATCGAGGACATCCGCCACGAAGGCGGCCCGCCGGCCGCGACCCCCCGCCGCCGCGGCGTGATCCTCGCCGTTGTCGCGAACCCGTTCGCGGGGAGGCATGTCCCGGACCTGATCGGGGCGATGGATGACCTCAAGCCGCTTGGGCTCGAGATGTCCGACCGGCTGATCGAGGCCATGGGCGGGCTCGACGGAATCGACGCCTATGGCAAGGGGGCGATCGTGGGCGAAGGCGGCGAACTGGAACACGGCGCGCTCTGGCATGTGCCCGGCGGCTACGCCATGCGCGAACGGCTGGGAGAGTCGAAGGCGATCGTGCCGTCGGCCAAGAAGGTCGGCGGTATGGGCGCAAGGCTCGACGTGCCGCTGGGCCACATCAACGCGGCCTATGTGCGCAGCCATTTCGATGCGATCGAGATCGGCCTGCCCGACGCGCCGCGGGCCGGCGAGATCGTCTATGCGCTCGCCATGGCCCGCGGCCCACGCGTGCATGCCCGCGTCGGCGGTCTGACGGCGGCTGAGGTGACCGGAAAGGACGGCTTGCGCTAG
- a CDS encoding UPF0280 family protein, protein MPGAQAAMLPDGRRMHLHHGPIDLVLDAAGPGRDAALRAARARFDSLLQELVDELPDLRRAVSCHPVLKGPVARAMLAAAAPFAPGFITPMAAVAGAVADEILAAMTGAGALTRAYVNNGGDVAVHLTGGETMTAALGSGVAGRVRMGAQCPSRGIATSGWRGRSQSLGIADSVTVLAATAAQADAAATMIANAVDLPDHPAIHRRPANSLFPDSDLGDRPVTVSVGALTPADVARALDSGQAGAETCHARGLIDAALITLSGAIRTVGALPLAEPPTQEPIHA, encoded by the coding sequence ATGCCGGGCGCTCAGGCCGCGATGCTGCCCGACGGGCGGCGGATGCATCTGCATCACGGACCTATCGACCTGGTGCTGGATGCCGCCGGGCCCGGCCGCGACGCCGCCCTGCGGGCCGCCCGCGCCCGTTTCGACAGCCTGCTGCAGGAACTGGTCGACGAACTGCCCGACCTGCGCCGCGCGGTTTCGTGCCACCCGGTGCTGAAAGGACCGGTCGCGCGCGCCATGCTGGCGGCGGCTGCCCCCTTTGCGCCCGGTTTCATCACGCCGATGGCCGCCGTGGCCGGTGCGGTCGCCGACGAGATCCTGGCGGCCATGACCGGCGCGGGCGCGCTGACCCGCGCCTATGTGAACAATGGCGGCGATGTTGCGGTCCACCTTACCGGCGGCGAAACCATGACCGCCGCGCTCGGGTCCGGCGTGGCGGGGCGGGTGCGGATGGGCGCGCAGTGCCCGTCGCGCGGCATTGCCACCTCGGGTTGGCGCGGGCGCAGCCAGTCGCTGGGCATCGCCGACAGCGTGACCGTCCTTGCCGCGACGGCCGCACAGGCGGATGCGGCCGCAACGATGATCGCCAACGCGGTCGACCTGCCGGACCATCCCGCCATTCACCGCCGGCCGGCGAACAGCCTGTTCCCCGACAGCGACCTGGGCGACCGACCCGTCACGGTTTCGGTGGGTGCGCTGACGCCCGCGGATGTGGCCCGGGCGCTGGATAGCGGACAGGCCGGCGCCGAAACCTGCCATGCGCGCGGCCTGATCGACGCCGCGCTGATCACGCTTTCCGGGGCGATCCGCACCGTTGGTGCCCTGCCGCTCGCCGAACCCCCAACACAGGAGCCGATCCATGCCTGA
- a CDS encoding 6-hydroxynicotinate reductase — MSGTRVRPGDKIRCDACPVMCYIAEGRVGACDRYANDGGRIVRCDPITVLDRRLGEGGEVSPFLQREWDGDVLGGDTLAVTAVGAGTTYPDYKPAPFIVSREVDGADFVTVVTEAIFSYCGVKVKIDTDRHIGSEMAAVRAGGEAVGHVTTSEYGSQMLSLGGVEHLTGGSKPEGRATCDALLRLCNREPVELSVDGGAQVIVQAGQAPVVNGHREDRMRVGCGSAAIGMFASQWQGLVDEVVVVDDHITGVVSEHQAGKVLGWPDTGIRIRGRRSTPGRYFRVADPGSGWGGTDIDDPLTILGDWNPKKGARPGLTLLMVSTTGEQWGYYVLDDALVPQPAALPPELDPTVALIAENCEPALCTVLFMGGAGGSLRAGVTRNPVRLTRSVQAQRTRVTVGGAPAYVWPGGGITLMADVTRMPVNAFGHVPTPALVAPLEFTLPRDEYRALGGHDEAVRTLRDVLERGGEYGADFRAVPPEGG, encoded by the coding sequence ATGAGCGGGACACGCGTCAGACCCGGCGACAAGATCCGCTGCGATGCCTGCCCGGTCATGTGCTACATCGCCGAGGGCCGGGTCGGGGCCTGCGACCGCTATGCCAATGACGGCGGCAGGATCGTGCGGTGCGATCCGATCACCGTGCTCGACCGGCGGCTGGGCGAGGGCGGCGAGGTCAGCCCCTTCCTGCAGCGGGAATGGGACGGAGACGTTCTGGGCGGCGACACGCTGGCGGTCACCGCGGTGGGCGCCGGCACCACCTATCCCGACTACAAGCCCGCCCCCTTCATCGTCAGCCGCGAGGTGGATGGCGCCGATTTCGTCACCGTGGTGACCGAGGCGATATTTTCCTATTGCGGGGTCAAGGTGAAGATCGACACCGACCGTCACATCGGGTCCGAAATGGCGGCGGTGCGCGCGGGCGGCGAGGCCGTCGGTCATGTGACCACGTCGGAATATGGCAGCCAGATGCTGTCGCTGGGCGGGGTCGAACACCTGACCGGCGGCTCGAAACCCGAAGGCCGCGCCACCTGCGATGCGCTGCTGCGGCTCTGCAACCGCGAACCGGTCGAGCTGTCAGTTGACGGTGGCGCGCAGGTCATCGTGCAGGCGGGTCAGGCGCCGGTGGTGAACGGTCATCGCGAGGACCGGATGCGGGTCGGCTGCGGGTCGGCGGCCATCGGCATGTTCGCATCGCAATGGCAGGGGCTGGTGGACGAGGTGGTGGTGGTCGACGACCACATCACCGGCGTGGTCAGCGAACACCAGGCGGGCAAGGTGCTGGGCTGGCCCGATACCGGCATCCGCATCCGGGGGCGGCGGTCGACACCGGGCCGCTATTTCCGGGTGGCGGACCCGGGCTCGGGCTGGGGCGGCACCGATATCGACGACCCGCTGACCATTCTCGGCGACTGGAACCCGAAGAAGGGCGCGCGGCCGGGGCTGACCCTGCTGATGGTGTCCACCACCGGCGAGCAATGGGGCTATTACGTTCTGGACGATGCCCTCGTGCCGCAACCGGCGGCGTTGCCGCCGGAACTGGACCCCACGGTGGCGCTGATCGCCGAGAACTGCGAACCGGCGCTGTGCACGGTGCTGTTCATGGGCGGCGCCGGGGGCAGCCTGCGGGCGGGGGTCACGCGCAACCCGGTGCGCCTGACCCGGTCGGTGCAGGCGCAGCGGACCCGCGTCACCGTGGGCGGGGCGCCCGCCTATGTCTGGCCGGGTGGCGGTATCACCCTGATGGCCGATGTCACCCGGATGCCGGTGAATGCCTTTGGTCATGTCCCCACCCCGGCCCTGGTGGCGCCGCTCGAGTTTACGCTGCCGCGCGATGAATACCGCGCGCTGGGCGGCCATGACGAAGCGGTGCGGACGCTGCGGGACGTGCTCGAACGGGGGGGCGAATACGGCGCGGATTTCCGCGCCGTGCCGCCAGAGGGGGGGTGA
- a CDS encoding molybdopterin-dependent oxidoreductase has product MSDALNLVVNGRTVSAGSDPGRRLSEVLRGELGLTGTKSGCDAGDCGACTVLLDGVPVCACLTPVAQAAGRRVETVEGLAGAAPSGLQAAFLRHGAAQCGICTPGMLMAAQALLTRNPTPDRGQVEEAIGGVLCRCTGYAAIVDAVLDAAGTGAAATPPAGQAVGASVERLDGPDKVTGAESFGADHMPEGALLVRAVRSPHAAARFGFGDLAAWAAAQPGAVHVFTAADLPGPNISGVIPDFADQPALAETHVRMRGEAVAIVAGDPDVVAALDLDGFPVDWAPVAALEDVDAARAPGAAQLHEGRAGNILTGGHVVTGDARSALERAAHVASGTVRTGFVEHAYIEPEAGVAWMDGDTLVIRACTQAPVMDRDDTARVLGLPPDRVRIIPSATGGGFGSKLDLSVQPLIGLVALKTGRPARMVYSRRESMAATTKRHPARMNARIGVDADGRITGMEFDGDFDTGAYASWGPTVAVRVPVHASGPYRVPNYRADARAVHTNGPVSGAFRGFGVPQAAILQESLFDDLADMAGLDRLAFRRRNALRDGDRSVCGQDMDGVGIGDCLAALEDSWTAALERARAANADAGPLRHGVGVASCWYGCGNTGLPNPSTIRLGLTGDGRLCLHQGATDIGQGSNTVIPQIAADALGLPVSDFTLIGPDTALTPDCGKTSASRQTVTTGKAAWLAGRALRGRLLALANMGGDARLELDGAVLRLREGRASRDIDLAALARDARGYALSVEESYDPPTTALDANGQGAPYAVYGYGAQIAEVTVDPALGTVRVTRITAAHDLGRVINPVLARGQIAGGIAQGLGLALMEEYIPGRTDNLHDYLIPTVGDMPRIDTILLEHPDPEGPLGAKGLGEHALIPTAPAILNAIRHATGVRIDRLPALPHRVLAALRRGTTEAAGA; this is encoded by the coding sequence ATGAGCGATGCGCTGAATCTCGTGGTGAATGGCCGGACCGTGTCGGCGGGGTCCGATCCGGGGCGGCGGCTGTCCGAGGTGCTGCGCGGCGAACTGGGCCTGACCGGCACCAAATCGGGGTGCGACGCGGGCGATTGCGGGGCCTGCACCGTGTTGCTGGACGGGGTTCCGGTCTGTGCCTGCCTGACGCCGGTGGCGCAGGCGGCGGGGCGGCGGGTCGAAACCGTCGAGGGGCTGGCCGGCGCTGCTCCGTCGGGGTTGCAGGCGGCGTTCCTGCGGCATGGCGCGGCGCAATGCGGGATCTGCACGCCGGGGATGCTGATGGCGGCGCAGGCGCTGCTGACCCGCAACCCGACCCCCGATCGCGGCCAGGTCGAGGAGGCCATCGGCGGCGTCCTCTGCCGCTGCACCGGGTATGCCGCGATCGTCGACGCGGTGCTGGATGCGGCGGGAACGGGTGCGGCGGCCACGCCCCCGGCGGGGCAGGCAGTGGGCGCATCGGTCGAGCGGCTCGACGGGCCGGACAAGGTGACAGGGGCCGAATCCTTCGGGGCCGACCACATGCCCGAGGGCGCGTTGCTGGTCCGCGCGGTGCGGTCGCCCCACGCGGCGGCGCGGTTCGGGTTCGGAGATCTCGCGGCATGGGCCGCGGCGCAGCCGGGTGCGGTTCATGTTTTCACCGCCGCCGATCTGCCGGGGCCGAATATCAGCGGGGTGATCCCCGATTTCGCCGATCAGCCGGCCCTCGCCGAGACCCATGTGCGGATGCGCGGCGAAGCGGTGGCGATCGTCGCCGGCGACCCGGACGTGGTCGCGGCGCTCGATCTCGACGGGTTCCCGGTCGACTGGGCGCCGGTTGCCGCGCTCGAGGACGTGGATGCCGCGCGCGCACCCGGCGCGGCACAACTGCACGAGGGCCGCGCGGGCAATATCCTGACCGGGGGGCATGTCGTGACCGGCGATGCCCGATCGGCCCTGGAACGCGCCGCCCATGTGGCATCGGGGACGGTCCGCACCGGCTTTGTCGAACATGCCTATATCGAACCCGAGGCGGGGGTCGCCTGGATGGATGGCGACACGCTGGTGATCCGCGCCTGCACCCAGGCCCCGGTGATGGACCGCGACGATACCGCCCGCGTGCTGGGGCTGCCGCCGGACCGGGTCCGCATCATCCCGTCGGCGACCGGGGGCGGGTTCGGCTCCAAGCTCGACCTGTCGGTGCAGCCGCTGATCGGGTTGGTGGCGCTGAAGACGGGGCGCCCGGCCCGGATGGTCTATTCCCGCCGCGAAAGCATGGCCGCGACCACGAAACGCCACCCGGCCAGGATGAATGCGCGGATCGGCGTGGATGCGGATGGCCGGATCACCGGCATGGAGTTCGACGGCGATTTCGATACCGGGGCCTATGCCAGCTGGGGGCCGACCGTCGCGGTGCGGGTGCCGGTCCATGCCTCGGGGCCATACCGGGTGCCGAACTATCGCGCCGATGCGCGGGCGGTGCATACCAACGGGCCGGTTTCGGGCGCATTCCGGGGTTTCGGCGTGCCGCAGGCGGCGATCCTGCAGGAATCCCTGTTCGACGACCTGGCCGACATGGCCGGGCTGGACCGGCTCGCGTTCCGCCGCCGCAACGCGCTGCGCGATGGCGACCGCAGCGTGTGCGGGCAGGACATGGACGGGGTCGGCATCGGCGATTGCCTCGCCGCGCTCGAAGATTCCTGGACCGCCGCGCTGGAGCGCGCCCGCGCCGCCAATGCGGATGCCGGCCCGCTGCGGCACGGGGTCGGGGTGGCGTCCTGCTGGTATGGCTGCGGCAATACCGGGCTGCCGAACCCGTCGACGATCCGGCTGGGGCTGACCGGGGACGGGCGGCTCTGCCTCCATCAGGGCGCCACCGATATCGGGCAGGGGTCGAACACGGTGATCCCCCAGATCGCCGCGGATGCGCTGGGCCTGCCGGTTTCGGATTTCACCCTGATCGGTCCCGACACCGCGCTGACACCCGATTGCGGCAAGACCTCGGCGTCGCGCCAGACCGTGACCACGGGCAAGGCCGCCTGGCTGGCGGGGCGGGCGCTGCGGGGCAGGCTGCTGGCGCTGGCCAACATGGGCGGCGACGCGCGGCTGGAACTGGACGGGGCGGTGCTGCGGCTGCGCGAAGGCCGCGCCAGTCGTGACATCGACCTGGCCGCGCTGGCCCGCGATGCGCGGGGCTATGCGCTGTCGGTCGAGGAAAGCTATGACCCGCCCACCACCGCGCTCGACGCGAACGGGCAGGGGGCGCCCTATGCGGTCTATGGCTACGGGGCGCAGATCGCCGAGGTGACGGTGGATCCTGCGCTGGGAACGGTCAGGGTGACGCGCATCACCGCGGCGCATGACCTGGGCCGGGTGATCAACCCGGTGCTGGCGCGTGGACAGATCGCGGGCGGGATCGCGCAGGGGCTGGGGCTCGCGCTGATGGAGGAATACATCCCCGGCCGCACCGACAACCTGCATGACTACCTGATCCCGACCGTGGGCGACATGCCCCGGATCGACACGATCCTGCTGGAACATCCCGACCCGGAGGGGCCGCTGGGGGCCAAGGGGCTGGGCGAACATGCGCTGATCCCCACCGCCCCGGCGATCCTGAACGCGATCCGCCATGCCACCGGTGTGCGGATCGACCGGCTGCCGGCGCTGCCGCACCGGGTTCTGGCGGCGCTGCGGCGGGGAACGACAGAGGCCGCGGGCGCATGA
- a CDS encoding FAD binding domain-containing protein — protein MAQYHRPDDLERAVALLAGGRMTVAAGCTDLFPATARPGLAGSVVDLTGIAALRGITENAGGWRIGATTTWADIVAADLPPGFDMLRQAGREVGSVQIQNTATVAGNLCNASPAADGVPPLLALGAEIELRSDTGTRRMPLERFLTGVRRTALRPGEIVTAIFIPRASGAGRSRFLKLGARKYLVISIAMVAARIEEQAGRITRAAMAVGACSAVATRLPELETALVGLPMAEAADAVAPDLLAPRLSPVSDLRGDAAYRQEAAAELVRRALGDLACGTRGGIGI, from the coding sequence TTGGCTCAATATCACCGTCCCGACGATCTTGAACGGGCCGTTGCGCTGCTGGCAGGCGGCAGGATGACGGTGGCGGCGGGGTGCACCGACCTGTTTCCGGCGACCGCCCGGCCCGGTTTGGCGGGGTCGGTGGTGGACCTGACCGGTATCGCGGCGCTGCGCGGCATCACCGAAAATGCCGGGGGCTGGCGGATCGGGGCCACCACCACCTGGGCCGATATCGTGGCCGCGGACCTGCCGCCGGGTTTCGACATGCTGCGCCAGGCCGGGCGCGAGGTCGGATCGGTGCAGATCCAGAACACGGCGACGGTGGCGGGCAACCTGTGCAACGCGTCACCCGCCGCCGATGGGGTTCCGCCGCTGCTGGCGCTGGGTGCCGAGATCGAACTGAGATCGGATACCGGCACCCGCCGCATGCCGCTGGAACGGTTCCTGACCGGGGTGCGCCGGACCGCGCTGCGGCCGGGCGAGATTGTCACCGCCATTTTCATCCCACGCGCCTCGGGGGCGGGGCGCAGCCGGTTCCTGAAACTGGGTGCGCGGAAATACCTGGTGATCTCGATCGCGATGGTTGCCGCGCGTATCGAGGAACAGGCCGGCCGCATCACGCGCGCGGCCATGGCGGTCGGGGCGTGCAGCGCGGTCGCCACCCGCCTGCCCGAGCTCGAAACCGCGCTGGTCGGGCTGCCGATGGCCGAGGCCGCGGACGCGGTGGCGCCTGATCTGCTGGCCCCGCGCCTGTCGCCGGTATCGGATTTGCGGGGCGACGCAGCCTATCGCCAGGAGGCGGCCGCGGAACTGGTGCGCCGGGCGCTGGGTGACCTGGCCTGTGGAACCAGGGGAGGCATCGGAATATGA
- a CDS encoding MarR family winged helix-turn-helix transcriptional regulator: MNCQPSNATLPNSGPSSGPNAGPNAGPDIGPETSPETGPESGAVYILDQQVGFLMRRANQRHIGIFSERIPDLTPRQFAALAKLCELGDLSQNALGRAIAMDAATIKGVVDRLRARDLVTASPDPNDQRRLRLVASAEGRALYEGLEDQARAVTRMTLTPLEPHERGEFLRLLEKIT, encoded by the coding sequence ATGAACTGTCAACCGAGCAACGCCACCTTGCCAAATTCTGGGCCAAGTTCCGGGCCAAATGCCGGGCCAAATGCCGGGCCAGACATTGGGCCAGAAACCAGCCCGGAAACCGGCCCCGAATCCGGTGCAGTCTATATCCTCGACCAGCAGGTCGGGTTCCTGATGCGGCGGGCCAACCAGCGCCATATCGGGATCTTCTCGGAACGCATCCCCGACCTGACCCCGAGACAGTTCGCCGCCCTGGCCAAGCTGTGCGAACTGGGCGACCTGTCGCAGAACGCGCTGGGCCGCGCCATCGCGATGGACGCGGCCACGATCAAGGGCGTGGTGGACCGGCTGCGCGCCCGCGACCTGGTCACCGCCTCGCCCGATCCGAACGACCAGCGCCGCCTGCGGTTGGTCGCCAGCGCCGAGGGGCGGGCGCTCTATGAAGGGCTCGAGGACCAGGCCCGCGCGGTGACGCGGATGACGCTGACGCCGCTGGAGCCGCACGAACGCGGCGAATTCCTGCGCCTGCTGGAAAAGATCACCTGA
- a CDS encoding ABC transporter ATP-binding protein, with the protein MLELRRVGAGYGRAQILRDLCLTVRAGEILCLLGRNGAGKTTTMKAIMGLVPLMEGEVRLDGADIGALPAHRVPAAGLGYVPQGRRLFGELTVAQNLEIGLMARGRAGGGAGSGAGGRAAVRDAVLELFPRLRERLRQRAQTLSGGEQQMLATARALCLEPKVLLLDEPTEGLQPSMIDAIREVIVLMRARGTAVLLVEQRVDAVLSVADRVAFIENGRNLETLPAEDLRRDHAIVERHLGL; encoded by the coding sequence ATGCTGGAGCTGCGCAGGGTCGGGGCGGGCTACGGACGGGCGCAGATCCTGCGCGACCTGTGCCTGACCGTGCGGGCGGGCGAGATCCTCTGCCTGCTGGGCCGCAATGGCGCGGGCAAGACCACCACGATGAAGGCAATCATGGGGCTCGTGCCGCTGATGGAGGGCGAGGTGCGGCTCGACGGTGCCGATATCGGCGCGCTGCCCGCGCACCGGGTGCCTGCCGCCGGGCTGGGCTATGTCCCGCAGGGGCGGCGCCTGTTCGGGGAACTGACCGTTGCGCAGAACCTCGAGATCGGGTTGATGGCGCGGGGGCGTGCGGGCGGTGGAGCGGGCAGTGGAGCGGGCGGCCGGGCCGCGGTGCGCGACGCGGTGCTGGAACTGTTCCCGCGCCTGCGCGAACGGTTGCGCCAGCGTGCCCAGACGCTGTCGGGGGGCGAACAGCAGATGCTGGCCACAGCCCGCGCGCTGTGCCTGGAGCCCAAGGTGCTGTTGCTGGACGAACCCACCGAGGGGTTGCAGCCGTCGATGATCGACGCCATTCGCGAGGTGATCGTGCTGATGCGGGCCCGTGGCACCGCCGTCCTGCTGGTCGAGCAGCGCGTCGACGCGGTGCTGTCGGTTGCCGACCGGGTGGCCTTCATCGAGAACGGCCGCAACCTGGAAACCCTGCCGGCCGAGGACCTGCGCCGCGATCATGCGATCGTCGAGCGGCATCTGGGCCTGTGA
- a CDS encoding ABC transporter ATP-binding protein, whose translation MSTILATRGLSKQFAGLRAVEGVDLDIASGEVRALIGPNGAGKTTLVGMLCGRIEPSAGTVAFDGRDISRMPAHRRINLGIAYTFQITSVFANLSLRENVALAARRHRRGAGVATAVAEALDRVGLDEPPDQKAGDLSYGHQRLLEIAMGLAQRPRLLILDEPTQGLSDAEIAAFKALIRDLSATTTILLIEHNMPVVMECADRVTVLNFGQILAEGDPDTIRADRAVQAAYLGTG comes from the coding sequence ATGAGCACGATCCTCGCCACCCGTGGCCTGTCCAAGCAGTTCGCCGGCCTGCGCGCGGTCGAGGGCGTCGACCTCGACATCGCCAGCGGCGAGGTGCGGGCGCTGATCGGCCCCAACGGCGCGGGCAAGACCACGCTGGTCGGGATGCTGTGCGGCCGGATCGAACCGTCGGCGGGAACGGTTGCCTTTGACGGGCGCGACATTTCGCGCATGCCCGCGCACCGGCGCATCAACCTGGGCATCGCCTACACGTTCCAGATCACCTCGGTCTTTGCCAATCTCAGCCTGCGCGAAAACGTGGCGCTGGCGGCACGGCGGCACCGGCGCGGGGCCGGGGTCGCCACGGCGGTGGCCGAAGCGCTGGACCGCGTCGGCCTGGACGAACCGCCGGACCAGAAGGCCGGCGACCTGTCCTATGGCCACCAGCGCCTTCTGGAGATCGCGATGGGGCTGGCCCAGCGGCCACGGCTGCTGATCCTCGACGAACCCACGCAGGGGTTGTCGGATGCCGAGATTGCCGCGTTCAAGGCGCTGATCCGCGACCTGTCGGCAACCACCACGATCCTGCTGATCGAACATAACATGCCGGTGGTGATGGAATGCGCGGACCGGGTCACGGTGCTGAACTTCGGGCAGATCCTGGCCGAGGGCGACCCCGATACGATCCGTGCCGACCGTGCGGTGCAGGCCGCCTATCTGGGGACGGGCTGA
- a CDS encoding branched-chain amino acid ABC transporter permease, which produces MSDGARVLGLHLGLLALLFALQFLLPAYHHGNLARVMVLASYAIGYNILFGYTGLLSLGHALFFAAGMYGMGLAIRLGGADPGLALLAGLAAGLAVSAVLGLLALRTSGVAFMIVTLMFAQAGYLAILYFGEYTRGDEGFVIGQAQRVLWGIDLSAPANRYFAALALFGTCLLASLWLVRAPFGRVLVAIRENEERARMLGYDTFARKLGAVVISGTISAAAGAGYGLLFGYAGASFASVQYSIFPLLWVLLGGAGTVLGPFIGTLFMFYLIDLASGLTPAYMLIAGVVLVLLTLFAPQGLAGELRARVWRWLP; this is translated from the coding sequence ATGAGCGACGGCGCCCGGGTTCTCGGCCTGCACCTGGGGCTGCTGGCGCTGCTGTTCGCGCTGCAATTCCTGCTGCCCGCCTATCACCACGGCAACCTGGCCCGCGTGATGGTGCTGGCCAGCTATGCGATCGGCTACAACATCCTGTTCGGCTATACCGGACTGCTGAGCCTCGGGCATGCGCTGTTCTTTGCCGCCGGCATGTATGGCATGGGGCTGGCGATCCGGCTGGGCGGCGCCGATCCGGGCCTCGCGCTGCTGGCCGGGCTGGCGGCGGGGCTGGCGGTGTCGGCGGTGCTGGGGCTGCTGGCGCTGCGCACCTCGGGCGTGGCCTTCATGATCGTCACCTTGATGTTCGCGCAGGCGGGATACCTGGCCATCCTCTATTTCGGAGAATACACCCGTGGCGACGAAGGGTTCGTGATCGGGCAGGCGCAGCGGGTGCTGTGGGGGATCGACCTGTCGGCGCCCGCCAACCGCTATTTCGCCGCGCTGGCGCTGTTCGGAACCTGCCTGCTGGCATCGCTGTGGCTGGTGCGCGCGCCGTTCGGACGGGTGCTGGTGGCGATCCGCGAGAACGAGGAACGCGCCCGGATGCTGGGCTATGACACCTTTGCCCGCAAGCTGGGCGCGGTGGTGATCTCGGGCACGATCTCGGCCGCGGCCGGTGCCGGGTACGGGCTGCTTTTCGGCTATGCCGGGGCCAGCTTCGCGTCTGTCCAGTATTCGATCTTTCCGCTCTTGTGGGTGCTGCTGGGCGGGGCGGGTACGGTGCTGGGGCCGTTCATCGGCACCCTGTTCATGTTCTACCTGATCGACCTGGCCAGCGGGCTGACCCCGGCCTACATGCTGATCGCGGGGGTAGTGCTGGTGCTGCTGACGCTGTTCGCGCCGCAGGGGCTGGCGGGCGAGTTGCGCGCGCGGGTCTGGCGGTGGTTGCCATGA
- a CDS encoding branched-chain amino acid ABC transporter permease, with protein sequence MEFGPYLMLASLEGAVTAAVLALTAVGLSLVFGVMRVVNVAHGEFYMLGAVLAWWIATAVGGHPALGFAAALVIAPLLVGLLAAAADMTILKRLDYDPERTIVATIGILYILQQVTLMTYGPDARPVEPPFNTRLALPWIERGDGGWQLYWPWGLSTTSYKLAVIGAAAAVLAGVWAVMARTRLGLVMRATQLDRDMALAFGIPVDRVYAAVFGIGAGLAALGAVLIVPIQQAHYLMGGDPLLLSFIVVIIGGLGSLPGTVLAAVLIGLSDGIISVFFSPTLAKILATLLVALVLVFRPQGLFGTRAA encoded by the coding sequence ATGGAATTCGGACCTTACCTGATGCTGGCCTCGCTCGAAGGGGCCGTGACCGCGGCGGTGCTGGCGCTGACCGCGGTTGGCCTGAGCCTGGTGTTCGGGGTGATGCGGGTGGTCAACGTGGCCCATGGCGAGTTTTACATGCTGGGCGCGGTGCTGGCCTGGTGGATCGCCACCGCTGTCGGCGGGCACCCGGCGCTGGGCTTTGCCGCGGCGCTGGTGATCGCGCCGCTGCTGGTGGGGCTGCTGGCGGCGGCGGCGGACATGACCATCCTCAAACGGCTGGACTATGACCCCGAACGCACGATCGTCGCCACCATCGGCATTCTCTACATCCTGCAACAGGTCACGCTGATGACCTATGGCCCCGACGCCCGCCCGGTCGAGCCGCCGTTCAACACCCGGCTTGCCCTGCCCTGGATCGAACGGGGCGACGGCGGCTGGCAGCTCTACTGGCCCTGGGGGCTGTCCACCACCAGCTACAAGCTGGCGGTGATCGGCGCGGCGGCGGCGGTGCTGGCCGGGGTCTGGGCGGTGATGGCGCGGACCAGGCTGGGGCTGGTGATGCGCGCCACCCAGCTGGACCGCGACATGGCGCTGGCCTTCGGCATCCCGGTGGACCGGGTCTATGCGGCGGTGTTCGGCATCGGCGCGGGGCTGGCGGCGCTGGGGGCGGTGCTGATCGTGCCGATCCAGCAGGCCCATTACCTGATGGGCGGCGACCCGTTGCTGCTGTCCTTTATCGTGGTGATCATCGGCGGGCTGGGCAGCCTGCCGGGCACGGTGCTGGCGGCGGTGCTGATCGGGCTGTCGGATGGCATCATCTCGGTCTTCTTCTCGCCCACGCTGGCCAAGATCCTCGCCACGCTGCTGGTGGCGCTGGTGCTGGTGTTCCGGCCGCAGGGGCTGTTCGGGACCCGCGCGGCATGA